In the Arachis ipaensis cultivar K30076 chromosome B04, Araip1.1, whole genome shotgun sequence genome, TTCTCTTTTGGTGTAATTTCCATGATGATCTTCTTTAACATCCGAAGTGGAGCCATGACACCCCATTGAACCACCGGCCGCGAGGCAAGACAAAACCCTCGCCGCTTGTTCCCTAACCGGACACTGCTGCCTCTCCTCCGCCGAAGCCGTCTCCTTGGACGGTACAATCCAACCAACATTGTAGAGTTCGATGAGAACATTGATAGGGAAACAATGCCTCTCTTGAACATATATAAGTTTTCTCTTAACTGTTTTCTGAGCAGCATGGCATGATACTAAACTCTTATGTAGCATGTTGGAAAGGTTTGTTATTGGTTGCCATCATCATGGTCATAATGAGTTAATGACTGCAATTATATCAATCCTAATGCTTTTGGAATAATTCTAGTGTGCAATAAAATAATGCTTGAAAAGAAATTCTTTAGTTCCTCTTTATTAGTTTAGGGTGGCGGATGTCATCATTAGAGGAGTAGGCTTTATTAGTTGAGATCGTATGAAATTAGTATAGGGCAAGAGCTACAAGGTGTCTTTAACTCTTTATGATCTATTATGATAACTTGTCTCATGCTTTCACTATATGACCCACGAagtttctcttttccttttaaaACTTCAAGGAACGAAGTGAATCACCCATCTGAGGaaacataaaaaagaaaaagaaccgtCTACTTTATTATACTCTTTAAATCATCTATctacttatattatatatatacatgaaacatgataaacatatttttttcattatCCCCGGTCTAGTTCAAATTTTATCATATTATGTGTTCGGTTGTTCGTGGAGTCGGTCGGGTGTGAGGTGTGAGTGGTGGATTATTGGGATCTAAATACGAGTTTTGAGGCAGAGAACTGCACCACCGAGTCGTTGGTTTGTTGctgtaagacccaagacttttAAAAAAGTCTTATCTTAAACTAAtctcaaatcatatatttatttacagttttattttcagaaaatcagtttattgaaaataatttgaagcaattttgattaattggatttaaaataaattaaattttatccaAACTTTATAATTATGGATTATTTTACTATTTAcaatttaaagttttagaaattcaaaaattgaGGTTTGGCTATTCAAAATTAGAGTTTTATCTAATTCTACAACTATTGaattatttctatatttaaattgtaaagttggtagttgtgaaataataaagattttatatgatttggataaataaataatattttaaatgttAATACTGCTATcttgaaaaatgaagaaaataagtatattatctttaattatttgatttggacattttattgaaaataatttataaaattgatgagcaaatagtattttctatataccattagtgttggatttaaattaGGTCTCAATTTCTTTAATATtcctacttttatttgaaattacaaactTATCCTTGTACCTAATTTTACCATAATCCTAAAACTCAACACACACAACCCTAACCCTGAAAAACCCTAACCCATGACCCGGTTCCCCTTCTTCCCCCCTTCCCCTTCAACAACACAACGCACACACTCAAAGGAAGAAGAAATGGAAATAAGGAAAGGGATGAGAGCAGAGGGGGATCCGAGAGAGAGGCCCGAGCCAGCGCCGGTGGGCCTCGCCGTCGCCGCCGAGCTGCTCGCCACTCGCCACCATCGTGTCAGCGCCTCGCCGCCGTCATCCTCGTAGGCATGGAGGAAGCCTTGCTGCCGCTGCTACCCGTGAAGCCGACGCCACCGCGGGTCAGGACTCaggcaagagagagagagagagaggactcGTGAGGGAGTCACCGCGGGAAGGAGTTCGCCGCCGTCGCCCTCACTGCGTCGCCGTCGTCCTCGACACGGAGCCAGCCGCCGTCGAGCTTCCATAGCCACCATGTTTCACCGTGGTTGAGGGCGTCTCCACCACCGCACCTTGGCCGACGGTACTGCCGATCTGCTGCTTCGCGGTGCCTAACTGGAGCTTCTGTTGCTGTCGCCGGAGATCGGTGGTTGCCGGAAAACACCACTGTTATCGCTGCCGGAGAAGGGAGCTGCATCGCCGGAGTTCTGGCCGCCAGAAAACCTCACCGCCGTCGCCGGAAAATCCTGCCAGTAAGGGTTCAAGTTGATCTTCATTTCCTTTGGGTTTCCGGAAGCTTCATTGTTGTTGTATGATTAGTTTCAGT is a window encoding:
- the LOC107637849 gene encoding uncharacterized protein LOC107637849: MLLRKQLRENLYMFKRGIVSLSMFSSNSTMLVGLYRPRRRLRRRRGSSVRLGNKRRGFCLASRPVVQWGVMAPLRMLKKIIMEITPKENWIEAYCWSLPLLRPQLFPLC
- the LOC110271521 gene encoding uncharacterized protein LOC110271521, with the protein product MEEALLPLLPVKPTPPRVRTQGVSTTAPWPTVLPICCFAVPNWSFCCCRRRSVVAGKHHCYRCRRRELHRRSSGRQKTSPPSPENPAISVIIARGLVAAATRGGYRVLPPNRFGDCRCFGSAVPSSFGYSFSGYGRRSFRRVMLFSVRSFCITVAIAFPHLYLY